One segment of Geminicoccaceae bacterium DNA contains the following:
- a CDS encoding autotransporter outer membrane beta-barrel domain-containing protein has protein sequence MFDPREGQLKFRLVRTATALPVIFLVLPDAAQGGCTASGDDYTCDGNLGSGFSRSLGATSSTFTFDNLTDGITAGAGAAAIDIDSGEVSAGGGSGGMNVTIDNTDALITGGGAGAVGVRLNSTAPVETTEANQSTAGTGSAGRDANGECAGWRVIAAGPATECTGPRSISSTAGGTGGSGQGGRTSSRSASSGAVVLEFVGEGIDFDGLAESVGISLQSDGGQGGKGGQGGQGGQGGMGGDSEIASKYFFPETYDFNLVASGGGTGGDAGVGGTGAVGATAGTIAFTNGSGSIVAARGIVASSNGGSGGLGGNGGTGGKGGTGGWGDAEYLFHLVGNADRKGGRGGAGRIGGTGGVGGVGGQGGAISINNLGTLGRIISFGDGDHAIHASSLGGTGGVGGTGGTGGAGGTGGGARNEDTVTLVGSAGDGGTGGAGGVGGTGGDGGSGGTINILNEQLVGTLGSNYSSAILAESFGAIGGVAGGGGSGGSGGSKGQRGYYQCNSNLICPVPIYGPAGSNGSGGGSGSAGTASKVGGNGGVVSVDNSGDIGTFGTRSDGITAASVGGVVGLASRETANFFWTGVPTGQQSSSAGAVTVGNTGTIATDADQSNGVLAFSFASGNGNSGAVTASNSGTIETNGTQSAALIATSEVKANADTSGGRSGDVTVSNDSGTIDANGNSAAIFARSHSEEGDAGSVDISNQGGEITTYGNGAAIIGYSFADAGTAGAITFDNRGGLVTNNSGDGVLLYSNGSVAGGAITTLNASGIYCTTPGCTALTEQSSGPTPGDITVDNAGEIIGGEGGVGIAIIDGANNTVNNNDGGDIGTLGGIDDYAITGTGGNEAIYNNSGGLITGSIDLTNTGTTTDTNSFTNADGATYKTGLVIDLGPETNAGNVFINNGYMALGGTGTADSSNSGNDSVQLTGNFVQGTTGKLAVDLTYIENNDGTQIVDTIDALNVSGTARLGGLIQLNPLTGAAKPGLFRELMVHAAQGITLDGIAIDPYYLNGTRSTNATVAPQIELDPNGRDLYMVYSVTFSPDGLTDNQLKMGKAIDAIQTFGFPAYQPITERLLAINSTEELGRAYDSLSGDSIAGANEGAVMAAEGFAAASDSQTGDTLACMARRMRGNEDACANPHRVWTQTAYGSGELDGDGSAARTRSHFEHMILGYDAVNDDGFAIGGTIGALASKFDVPDRSTRGDSQGFGVSVQGVSMNGSGFFLRASAAMGQLSTDTQRFPLGERVEGHFDGQFASLTGEVGHAAMLPDLQMVTFVRARRTWFEQKSFDEDDPTFGNSFNSNNTRKDLVETGVDLRSDFRLPDGGTVTPGVNVVFRHDFYNDAREVSAESRAAPGKAFSWKTRGTRPDRNSVRGELSMQYAFAEASPLSGVALTGSVAFDSSGNNNATTTALRLNYRFR, from the coding sequence GGTGATCTTTCTCGTCCTGCCGGATGCTGCCCAGGGGGGATGTACGGCATCCGGAGATGACTACACCTGTGACGGCAATCTCGGGTCCGGCTTCTCCCGGTCCCTGGGCGCCACCAGCAGCACGTTCACCTTCGACAATCTCACGGACGGCATCACCGCCGGCGCGGGCGCCGCGGCCATCGACATCGATTCCGGCGAGGTATCGGCCGGCGGCGGATCGGGTGGCATGAATGTCACCATCGACAACACCGATGCGCTCATCACCGGCGGCGGTGCCGGAGCGGTCGGTGTCCGGCTGAATAGTACCGCACCCGTGGAGACGACAGAAGCCAACCAATCGACGGCAGGAACCGGTTCTGCCGGGCGGGATGCCAATGGTGAATGTGCCGGATGGAGGGTGATAGCAGCCGGGCCGGCAACGGAATGCACAGGTCCACGATCCATTTCATCAACTGCCGGAGGCACCGGAGGTTCAGGTCAAGGCGGTAGGACAAGCAGCCGGTCGGCAAGCTCCGGTGCAGTCGTGCTGGAGTTCGTTGGCGAGGGTATCGATTTTGATGGGCTGGCTGAGAGTGTTGGCATCTCCTTGCAGAGCGACGGCGGTCAGGGGGGCAAGGGCGGTCAGGGCGGTCAGGGCGGTCAAGGAGGCATGGGCGGAGATTCCGAGATCGCAAGCAAATACTTTTTCCCGGAAACATACGATTTCAACCTTGTGGCATCGGGCGGCGGTACGGGGGGCGATGCCGGTGTTGGTGGGACAGGTGCCGTGGGGGCGACCGCTGGCACTATCGCATTCACTAACGGATCCGGATCCATCGTTGCAGCCCGGGGAATCGTCGCGTCCAGCAACGGCGGGTCCGGTGGCCTGGGGGGCAATGGTGGTACTGGCGGCAAGGGTGGTACTGGCGGTTGGGGCGATGCCGAGTATCTGTTCCACCTTGTCGGAAATGCGGACCGTAAGGGAGGTCGAGGCGGTGCCGGAAGAATCGGTGGTACGGGCGGTGTCGGCGGCGTCGGTGGTCAGGGTGGTGCCATCTCGATCAACAATCTCGGGACGTTGGGACGGATCATTTCGTTCGGCGATGGCGACCATGCTATCCATGCCTCCAGCCTCGGTGGTACGGGCGGTGTCGGCGGCACTGGTGGCACTGGCGGCGCTGGCGGCACTGGCGGTGGGGCGCGAAACGAAGATACCGTCACGCTCGTCGGTAGCGCAGGAGACGGCGGGACTGGCGGGGCAGGCGGTGTCGGCGGAACTGGCGGTGATGGTGGTAGCGGTGGCACGATCAACATCCTGAACGAGCAACTTGTCGGTACGCTCGGCAGTAACTATTCGTCCGCAATACTGGCTGAAAGTTTTGGTGCTATCGGCGGCGTAGCAGGCGGCGGCGGTAGCGGCGGTAGCGGCGGTAGCAAGGGGCAACGCGGCTATTACCAGTGCAACAGTAATCTCATTTGTCCTGTCCCGATCTACGGCCCGGCCGGCTCCAACGGTTCCGGCGGCGGTTCCGGTTCTGCTGGCACGGCGAGCAAGGTCGGCGGGAACGGCGGGGTCGTGTCGGTCGACAACAGTGGGGACATCGGGACATTTGGTACCCGCTCCGACGGCATCACGGCGGCTTCGGTCGGGGGCGTTGTCGGGCTGGCTTCGAGGGAAACGGCGAATTTCTTCTGGACAGGAGTGCCGACGGGGCAGCAGTCGAGTTCCGCAGGGGCCGTCACTGTCGGCAATACCGGCACGATTGCCACCGACGCCGATCAGTCGAACGGCGTCCTTGCCTTCAGCTTCGCGTCCGGCAACGGCAATTCCGGTGCGGTGACGGCCAGCAACAGCGGCACGATCGAGACGAACGGCACGCAGAGTGCAGCACTGATCGCCACAAGCGAGGTCAAGGCCAACGCCGACACATCGGGCGGCAGGTCCGGCGATGTCACGGTTTCCAACGATTCCGGAACGATCGACGCCAATGGCAATTCGGCGGCCATCTTCGCCCGCAGCCATTCCGAGGAAGGGGACGCCGGATCGGTCGATATTTCCAATCAAGGTGGCGAGATTACCACTTACGGGAATGGTGCTGCGATCATCGGATACAGCTTCGCCGACGCCGGAACGGCCGGGGCGATCACCTTCGACAACCGCGGCGGCCTGGTCACCAACAACAGTGGCGACGGTGTGCTTCTCTATTCGAACGGCAGTGTTGCCGGCGGCGCGATCACCACGCTCAACGCCAGCGGCATCTACTGCACCACGCCGGGCTGCACCGCGCTCACCGAGCAGTCGAGCGGACCCACCCCCGGCGACATCACCGTCGACAATGCCGGCGAGATCATCGGCGGTGAGGGCGGTGTCGGCATCGCCATCATCGACGGCGCCAACAACACCGTGAACAACAATGACGGTGGCGACATCGGCACGCTGGGCGGCATCGACGACTATGCCATCACCGGCACGGGCGGCAACGAGGCGATCTACAACAACAGCGGCGGGTTGATCACCGGTTCCATCGACCTCACCAATACCGGCACCACGACGGACACCAACAGCTTCACCAATGCCGACGGTGCCACCTACAAGACCGGGCTCGTCATCGATCTCGGTCCGGAGACCAACGCCGGCAACGTGTTCATCAACAACGGCTACATGGCGCTGGGCGGCACGGGAACGGCGGATTCGAGCAATTCCGGCAACGACTCGGTGCAACTCACCGGCAATTTCGTCCAGGGCACGACCGGGAAACTTGCCGTTGATCTTACCTATATCGAGAATAATGACGGTACGCAGATCGTCGATACCATCGACGCGCTCAACGTCAGCGGCACGGCACGGCTCGGCGGCCTGATCCAGCTCAACCCGCTCACCGGCGCCGCCAAGCCCGGCCTGTTCCGGGAACTGATGGTCCATGCGGCCCAGGGCATCACCCTCGACGGCATTGCCATCGACCCCTACTACCTCAACGGGACCCGCTCGACGAACGCGACGGTGGCACCGCAGATCGAGCTCGATCCCAACGGGAGGGACCTCTACATGGTCTATTCCGTCACCTTCTCTCCGGACGGGCTCACCGACAACCAGCTGAAGATGGGCAAGGCCATCGACGCGATCCAGACGTTCGGCTTTCCGGCCTATCAGCCGATCACCGAGCGGCTGTTGGCGATCAACAGCACCGAGGAACTCGGTCGGGCGTACGACTCGCTTTCGGGCGACAGCATTGCCGGTGCCAACGAGGGAGCCGTCATGGCAGCCGAGGGCTTCGCCGCCGCATCCGATTCTCAGACCGGCGACACCCTTGCCTGCATGGCGCGGCGGATGCGCGGCAACGAGGATGCCTGTGCAAATCCCCACCGCGTCTGGACCCAGACAGCCTATGGCAGCGGCGAACTGGACGGCGACGGCAGTGCGGCGCGGACCCGCTCGCATTTCGAGCACATGATCCTGGGCTACGATGCCGTCAACGACGACGGCTTCGCCATCGGCGGCACCATTGGCGCCCTGGCCTCGAAATTCGACGTTCCGGACCGCTCGACCCGCGGCGACAGCCAGGGGTTCGGCGTGTCGGTGCAGGGTGTGAGCATGAACGGGAGCGGCTTCTTCCTGCGCGCCTCCGCGGCGATGGGCCAGTTGTCCACCGACACCCAGCGTTTCCCGCTCGGCGAACGCGTCGAGGGACATTTCGACGGCCAGTTCGCATCGTTGACCGGCGAGGTGGGGCATGCGGCCATGCTGCCCGATCTGCAGATGGTGACCTTCGTCCGCGCGCGACGGACCTGGTTCGAACAGAAGTCCTTCGACGAGGATGATCCTACGTTCGGGAATTCCTTCAACAGCAACAATACCCGCAAGGATCTTGTCGAGACGGGCGTCGATCTGCGCAGCGATTTCCGGCTGCCGGATGGCGGGACCGTCACGCCCGGCGTCAATGTCGTCTTCCGCCACGATTTCTACAACGACGCGCGCGAAGTCAGTGCCGAATCCCGGGCTGCCCCCGGCAAGGCGTTCTCCTGGAAGACCCGTGGCACCCGCCCGGACCGCAACTCGGTGCGCGGCGAACTGTCGATGCAATACGCCTTCGCCGAGGCATCGCCGCTGTCGGGCGTCGCCCTTACCGGCAGCGTGGCCTTCGACAGCTCCGGCAACAACAACGCCACCACCACCGCCCTGCGCCTGAACTACCGCTTCAGATAG
- a CDS encoding histidine phosphatase family protein, with the protein MNLLVFLTHPEVVIDPQVPVPQWRLSDRGIARMRMFTEATAGIRWQAIFCSDERKARDGAQIVAGSAGLEPVVARDLAENDRSATGYLDKVAFEAHADRFFAHPRESIGGWERAVDAQTRIVGAVMRIDREAPASGNILVVAHGGVGALLLAHLSDRPISRALDQPGGGGGNLLTLRRNPLALVHGWRAIEDLIA; encoded by the coding sequence ATGAACCTCCTCGTCTTCCTCACCCATCCCGAAGTCGTCATCGACCCGCAGGTTCCCGTCCCGCAGTGGCGACTGTCGGACAGGGGCATCGCCCGGATGCGGATGTTCACGGAAGCCACCGCCGGAATCCGCTGGCAGGCCATCTTCTGCAGCGACGAGCGCAAGGCCCGCGACGGGGCGCAGATCGTTGCAGGGTCCGCCGGACTCGAACCCGTTGTCGCGAGGGACCTCGCCGAGAACGACCGCTCGGCCACGGGCTACCTCGACAAGGTGGCGTTCGAGGCCCACGCCGACCGCTTCTTCGCCCATCCGCGGGAGAGCATCGGCGGCTGGGAACGGGCCGTCGATGCCCAGACGCGCATCGTCGGCGCGGTGATGCGCATCGACCGCGAAGCTCCGGCATCGGGCAACATCCTCGTCGTCGCCCATGGCGGGGTCGGCGCGCTGCTGCTGGCCCATCTCTCGGATCGCCCCATCTCTCGCGCCCTCGACCAGCCCGGCGGCGGTGGCGGCAACCTTCTCACACTCCGCCGCAACCCGCTCGCCCTGGTCCATGGCTGGCGCGCCATCGAGGACCTCATCGCCTGA
- a CDS encoding glucose 1-dehydrogenase, with product MRLAGKTAIITGAASGFGKGIAERFAAEGAKVALFDLNGDGAASVAASIGDAASAHTCDVADRNSVNDAVAAARETLGRIDIVVNNAGTSHRNRPMLEVGEEEFDRVMAVNVKSIFLMTHATLPPMRDQGSGCIINIGSTAGIRPRPGLTWYNASKGAVNLMSKSMAVELAPDRIRVNCIAPVAGSTPLLATFMGQEDTPEARARFIATIPWGRLSEAEDIASAALYLASDEADLVTGVVLEIDGGRCI from the coding sequence ATGCGGCTCGCGGGCAAGACAGCCATCATCACCGGTGCGGCATCGGGTTTCGGCAAGGGCATCGCCGAGCGGTTCGCCGCCGAAGGAGCGAAGGTCGCGCTGTTCGACCTCAACGGCGACGGTGCGGCCTCGGTCGCGGCATCCATCGGCGATGCAGCCAGCGCCCACACCTGCGACGTTGCCGACCGCAATTCGGTGAACGACGCGGTGGCCGCCGCCCGCGAAACCCTCGGCAGGATCGACATCGTCGTCAACAATGCCGGCACCAGCCACCGCAACCGGCCGATGCTGGAAGTCGGCGAGGAGGAGTTCGACCGGGTGATGGCGGTCAACGTCAAGTCGATCTTCCTCATGACCCACGCCACCCTGCCGCCGATGCGCGACCAGGGCTCCGGCTGCATCATCAATATCGGCTCCACCGCCGGCATCCGTCCGCGCCCCGGCCTGACATGGTACAATGCCTCCAAGGGGGCGGTGAACCTGATGTCGAAGTCGATGGCGGTCGAACTGGCCCCCGACCGCATCCGCGTCAACTGCATCGCGCCGGTTGCCGGATCGACGCCGCTGCTCGCCACCTTCATGGGCCAGGAGGATACGCCCGAAGCCCGCGCCCGCTTCATCGCCACGATCCCCTGGGGCCGGCTGAGCGAGGCGGAGGACATCGCCAGCGCCGCGCTCTACCTCGCCTCCGACGAGGCCGATCTCGTGACCGGCGTGGTGCTGGAGATCGACGGCGGCCGCTGCATCTGA
- a CDS encoding methyltransferase domain-containing protein, which produces MRKEEARWMARQVRALGLPQGSTCLNLGSSTGRFRRDMQSHVQTEFIEPLERDGIRFIHCDIKADEGVDMVGDLLDPAFHSRLRALGADLVTCNNLLEHLEDPQRFALACAGLMRPGARLLVSVPYSYPYHPDPIDTLLRPSPDRLVAMFPGLEAESREVIVSTSYLQDSLVDRKKLRRMMRNFRHVVLPFLGPAEKWRPRAHRFLWLLRPYKVSAAVLLRREDRAGHGENDGEGSPPVLKLAI; this is translated from the coding sequence ATGCGCAAGGAAGAAGCCCGGTGGATGGCGCGACAGGTCCGCGCCCTCGGCCTTCCGCAAGGAAGCACCTGCCTCAACCTGGGATCGTCCACCGGCCGGTTCCGCCGTGACATGCAGTCCCATGTCCAGACCGAGTTCATCGAACCGCTGGAGCGTGACGGCATCCGCTTCATCCATTGCGACATCAAGGCCGACGAGGGTGTCGACATGGTGGGCGACCTGCTCGACCCGGCGTTCCATTCCCGGCTGCGCGCGCTGGGTGCGGATCTGGTCACCTGCAACAACCTGCTCGAACACCTGGAGGATCCGCAGCGCTTTGCGCTGGCCTGCGCCGGGCTGATGCGACCCGGAGCCCGGCTGCTGGTGTCCGTGCCCTACAGCTATCCCTATCATCCCGATCCGATCGACACGCTGCTGCGCCCCTCGCCCGACCGGCTGGTCGCGATGTTTCCCGGGCTGGAGGCCGAAAGCCGCGAGGTGATCGTCTCGACGAGTTACCTGCAGGACAGCCTTGTCGACCGGAAGAAGCTCAGGAGGATGATGAGGAATTTCCGTCATGTCGTGCTGCCGTTCCTCGGACCGGCGGAGAAATGGCGCCCGCGCGCCCATCGGTTCCTCTGGCTGCTGCGGCCCTACAAGGTCAGTGCGGCGGTCCTCCTGCGGCGGGAAGACCGGGCCGGTCATGGCGAGAATGACGGCGAAGGATCGCCGCCGGTGCTGAAGCTGGCTATCTGA
- the hfaB gene encoding holdfast anchoring protein HfaB, with amino-acid sequence MLSKISLKRASAALCCLAATACTNPYATGGNYASPIGGAPVLENPSLYTPALTCLSLEMAMKGRGPATVTVGKILDYTGKDDLETGKRLTQGAALMAMSALGKAKIPQVERFDTSVTELELKWADNKLIGDPASDKGYRPILAGQIEGSDYHIIGGITEMNYNIRSNNVELLFDAFSGSGRTYVMNIGVDLRLVNSRTLKVVDTVSYQKQVIGREIRAGVFEFFGNKVFDLGLGERSLEPIQLAVRSVIERGVFELMRDLHKLPRNTCGDVLGHSDAQMEDASAIRTGS; translated from the coding sequence ATGCTGAGCAAGATTTCCCTGAAGAGGGCGTCGGCGGCCCTGTGCTGTCTGGCCGCCACCGCCTGCACCAATCCCTACGCCACCGGCGGCAACTACGCCTCGCCGATCGGCGGCGCCCCGGTCCTGGAGAACCCCTCGCTCTACACCCCCGCGCTCACCTGCCTGTCCCTGGAGATGGCGATGAAGGGCCGCGGCCCGGCCACCGTCACCGTCGGCAAGATCCTCGACTATACCGGCAAGGACGACCTCGAGACCGGCAAGCGGCTGACCCAGGGTGCCGCCCTGATGGCGATGTCCGCGCTGGGCAAGGCGAAGATCCCGCAGGTCGAACGCTTCGACACCTCGGTCACCGAGCTCGAACTCAAATGGGCCGACAACAAGCTCATCGGCGACCCCGCCTCGGACAAGGGCTACCGGCCGATCCTCGCCGGCCAGATCGAGGGGTCCGACTACCACATCATCGGCGGCATCACCGAGATGAACTACAACATCCGCTCGAACAATGTCGAACTGCTGTTCGACGCCTTCTCCGGCAGCGGCCGCACCTACGTCATGAACATCGGCGTCGACCTGCGCCTGGTGAACAGCCGCACGCTCAAGGTGGTCGACACGGTGTCCTACCAGAAGCAGGTCATCGGCCGCGAGATCCGCGCCGGCGTGTTCGAGTTCTTCGGCAACAAGGTGTTCGACCTCGGCCTCGGCGAACGCTCGCTCGAACCCATCCAGCTGGCCGTCCGTTCGGTCATCGAGCGCGGCGTGTTCGAGCTGATGCGCGACCTGCACAAGCTGCCGCGCAACACCTGCGGCGACGTGCTCGGCCATTCCGACGCCCAGATGGAGGATGCCTCCGCCATCAGGACCGGGTCCTGA
- a CDS encoding primosomal protein N', translating into MTTELVSVLLPLPFDRSFTYAVKAGPVPLPGRFVRVPFGPRRAIGVVWDHPVDRDMAADRIKAVEAILDVPPLSAALRRLADDMAASTLSPLGSVLRLLMPVPAALEPGPVKTAYELAPDLDRERLDERRERVAAIVDGHGPLQATALAREAGVSAGIVRKMTEAGQLRTIEIDADRLDLPPCHEGTAFDLTPSQRAAADRLVAALDRPDDDFWLLEGVPGSGKTEVYLEAIEASLRAGRPVLVLLPEIALSAQWLRRFEARFGTAPLAWHSGLTQVQRRRTWKAVARGDAKVLVGARSALFLPFPSLGLVVMDEAHDTSFKQEDGVVYDARLIARRRCAFEGATLILVSATPSLETLIGVRPERHIVLEDRFASAPKPQVGIVDLRRQRPPAGTFLGEALRDGVREAMAAGEQAMLFLNRRGYAPLTICRACGYRMHCPNCTAWLTSHRYRPRLQCHHCGYSRPLPDHCPECGTLDHIAASGPGVERIADELRSFAPEARVAVMTSDTIHSSDSATAMIEAILAHQVDVIIGTQLIAKGHHFPDLTFVGVVDADIGLGGGDLRAGERTFQLLYQLAGRAGRESRPGRVLIQTRDPGHPVMRALAGGDRDSFIRAELDERREGHMPPFGRLAALILSGPDHELVAHEGRRLAACAPDLDNVLILGPAPAPLTMLRGRYRERFLVKATPETDLPAILRGWLSTIQLARNVRLRVDIDPQNFL; encoded by the coding sequence ATGACGACCGAGCTCGTATCCGTCCTGCTGCCGCTGCCCTTCGATCGGTCCTTCACCTATGCCGTCAAGGCCGGGCCGGTTCCGCTTCCGGGCCGCTTCGTGCGTGTACCCTTCGGGCCGCGGCGGGCAATCGGCGTGGTCTGGGATCATCCGGTGGACCGGGACATGGCGGCCGACCGGATCAAGGCGGTGGAGGCCATTCTCGACGTGCCGCCACTGTCGGCGGCGCTGCGCCGGCTGGCCGACGACATGGCCGCATCAACGCTCTCGCCGCTGGGTTCGGTGCTGCGGCTGCTGATGCCGGTGCCGGCGGCCCTTGAACCCGGGCCGGTGAAGACCGCCTACGAGCTTGCTCCCGACCTCGACCGCGAGCGCCTGGACGAACGGCGCGAGCGGGTGGCGGCCATTGTCGACGGGCATGGCCCATTGCAGGCGACGGCCCTTGCCCGCGAGGCCGGCGTGTCGGCGGGAATCGTCAGGAAGATGACGGAAGCGGGACAGCTTCGCACCATCGAGATCGACGCCGACCGGCTCGACCTGCCGCCATGCCACGAGGGAACGGCCTTCGACCTCACACCCTCGCAACGGGCCGCCGCCGACCGGCTGGTGGCGGCACTCGACCGCCCGGACGACGATTTCTGGCTGCTGGAGGGCGTGCCGGGATCGGGCAAGACCGAGGTCTACCTGGAAGCCATCGAAGCCTCGCTGCGTGCCGGACGGCCGGTGCTGGTCCTGCTGCCGGAGATCGCCCTGTCGGCCCAGTGGCTCAGGCGCTTCGAGGCGCGGTTCGGCACCGCCCCGCTCGCCTGGCATTCGGGCCTTACCCAGGTGCAGCGGCGCCGGACATGGAAGGCCGTCGCGCGTGGCGACGCGAAGGTGCTGGTGGGTGCGCGCTCGGCGCTGTTCCTGCCCTTCCCCTCGCTGGGGCTGGTGGTGATGGACGAGGCGCACGACACCAGCTTCAAGCAGGAGGACGGCGTCGTCTACGATGCCCGCCTGATCGCCCGCAGGCGCTGCGCCTTCGAGGGGGCGACGCTCATTCTCGTCAGCGCCACGCCCTCGCTCGAAACGCTGATCGGCGTGCGGCCGGAGCGTCATATCGTGCTGGAGGACCGTTTTGCCTCCGCCCCCAAGCCGCAGGTCGGAATCGTCGACCTGCGCCGGCAGCGGCCGCCCGCCGGCACCTTCCTCGGCGAAGCCCTGCGCGACGGCGTCCGTGAGGCGATGGCCGCCGGCGAGCAGGCGATGCTGTTCCTCAACCGCCGCGGCTACGCGCCGCTCACCATCTGCCGTGCCTGCGGCTATCGCATGCATTGCCCCAACTGCACCGCCTGGCTCACCTCGCACCGCTACCGGCCGCGCCTGCAATGCCACCACTGCGGCTATTCACGGCCTTTGCCCGACCATTGCCCGGAATGCGGGACGCTGGACCACATCGCCGCTTCCGGTCCGGGCGTGGAGCGCATCGCCGACGAGTTGCGCAGTTTCGCCCCCGAAGCGCGCGTGGCGGTCATGACCAGCGACACCATCCACTCCAGCGACAGCGCCACCGCGATGATCGAGGCGATCCTCGCCCACCAGGTGGACGTCATCATCGGCACCCAGCTCATCGCCAAGGGCCACCATTTCCCCGACCTCACCTTCGTCGGCGTGGTCGACGCCGACATCGGCCTCGGCGGCGGCGACCTGCGCGCGGGCGAACGCACCTTCCAGTTGCTCTACCAGCTCGCCGGGCGCGCCGGGCGCGAAAGCCGTCCGGGTCGCGTGCTCATCCAGACCCGCGACCCCGGCCATCCGGTGATGCGGGCGCTGGCCGGAGGCGACCGCGACAGCTTCATCAGGGCCGAGCTGGACGAGCGCCGCGAGGGACACATGCCGCCCTTCGGCCGGCTCGCGGCACTGATCCTCTCCGGTCCCGACCACGAACTCGTCGCGCATGAGGGCCGCCGGCTGGCCGCCTGCGCGCCCGATCTCGACAACGTCCTCATCCTCGGCCCGGCTCCCGCCCCGCTCACCATGCTGCGCGGCCGCTACCGCGAGCGCTTCCTCGTCAAGGCCACGCCGGAGACCGACCTGCCCGCCATCCTGCGCGGCTGGCTGTCCACCATCCAGCTCGCCCGCAACGTCCGCCTGCGCGTCGACATCGATCCGCAGAACTTCCTTTGA
- a CDS encoding DMT family protein: MPTILLLVVSNLFMTVAWYWHLKGGMAKPLFAVIMISWSIAFVEYCLAVPANRLGYASGFTAGQLKIIQEAIALVVFGGFMVLVLGEALSWRHFAAFGCIMAAVGFLFVGR, encoded by the coding sequence ATGCCCACAATCCTGCTGCTGGTCGTTTCGAACCTCTTCATGACGGTCGCGTGGTACTGGCACCTCAAGGGCGGCATGGCGAAACCGCTGTTCGCGGTCATCATGATCAGCTGGTCGATCGCCTTCGTCGAATACTGCCTTGCTGTGCCCGCCAATCGCCTCGGCTATGCCTCGGGCTTTACCGCCGGGCAACTCAAGATCATCCAGGAGGCCATCGCCCTGGTCGTCTTCGGCGGCTTCATGGTCCTCGTGCTGGGCGAAGCCCTGTCATGGCGCCATTTCGCGGCCTTCGGCTGCATCATGGCGGCGGTCGGTTTCCTCTTCGTCGGGCGCTGA